A stretch of the Salminus brasiliensis chromosome 23, fSalBra1.hap2, whole genome shotgun sequence genome encodes the following:
- the map2k2b gene encoding dual specificity mitogen-activated protein kinase kinase 2b → MAPKKRPVPLIIGGTGDAQTTGSNIGAASEANLEALQKKLEELDLDEQQKKRLEAFLTQKAKVGELKDDDFQRICELGAGNGGVVNKVCHKPSGLVMARKLIHLEIKPAIRNQIIRELQVLHECNSPYIVGFYGAFYSDGEISICMEHMDGGSLDQVLKEARRIPEEILGKVSIAVLRGLAYLREKHQIMHRDVKPSNILVNSRGEIKLCDFGVSGQLIDSMANSFVGTRSYMSPERLQGTHYSVQSDVWSMGLSLVELSIGRYPIPPPDPKELEAIFGRPVMNIEEGETLSTSPRPRPPGRPVSGHGPAMAIFELLDYIVNEPPPKLPHGVFTADFQDFVTKCLIKNPADRADLKMLMNHTFIKRSEVEEVDFAGWLCKTMGLNQPSTPTRTTE, encoded by the exons ATGGCTCCCAAAAAAAGACCAGTACCCTTGATCATAGGAGGCACTGGAGATGCCCAGACCACAGGATCAAACATAGGAGCTGCATCAGA AGCAAACCTAGAGGCCCTTCAGAAGAAACTAGAAGAGCTTGACTTGGATGAGCAGCAGAAGAAGCGTCTGGAGGCCTTCCTCACGCAGAAAGCCAAAGTTGGGGAGCTGAAGGACGATGACTTTCAGCGCATCTGTGAGCTCGGAGCAGGAAATGGCGGTGTGGTTAATAAAGTCTGCCATAAGCCTTCTGGGCTGGTTATGGCTAGAAAG CTGATCCATCTGGAGATCAAGCCAGCAATCAGGAACCAGATCATTAGAGAACTGCAAGTCCTGCATGAGTGCAATTCTCCCTATATAGTGGGCTTCTATGGAGCCTTCTACAGCGATGGCGAAATCAGTATCTGTATGGAACACATG GACGGAGGCTCACTGGATCAGGTACTAAAAGAGGCCCGGAGAATTCCAGAAGAAATCTTGGGGAAAGTCAGTATAGCT GTTTTGAGAGGACTTGCCTACCTTCGGGAAAAGCACCAGATCATGCACAGAG ATGTCAAGCCCTCAAACATACTGGTGAACTCAAGAGGGGAGATCAAGTTATGTGATTTTGGAGTGAGTGGTCAGCTCATCGACTCCATGGCAAACTCTTTTGTAGGCACAAGGTCATATATGTCG CCGGAGAGATTGCAGGGCACTCACTACTCTGTGCAGTCAGATGTGTGGAGTATGGGACTGTCTCTGGTGGAGCTTTCTATTGGCCGCTACCCTATCCCTCCCCCAGACCCCAAGGAGCTGGAGGCCATTTTCGGACGGCCAGTGATGAACATAGAGGAGGGAGAGACGCTAAGCACGTCACCACGCCCCCGACCTCCGGGCAGGCCTGTCAGCG GACATGGACCAGCCATGGCTATTTTTGAGTTGCTGGATTACATAGTCAATGAG CCTCCACCTAAACTGCCTCATGGAGTCTTCACTGCAGATTTCCAGGACTTTGTGACCAAATG tCTCATCAAAAATCCTGCGGATAGGGCAGATCTGAAGATGCTGATG AACCACACGTTTATTAAGCGCTCAGAAGTGGAGGAGGTGGACTTCGCAGGCTGGTTGTGTAAAACTATGGGCCTCAACCAACCCAGCACACCCACCCGGACAACTGAATAA